The region GAATCGCTCGACACATTCGGCTTCCGGCAAGTGGAATCGGAACATAGATGTAATGGGAGTCTGGGAAAACACTTCCGATCAAATTGGTCAAACCGTAAAATCTTACGAAGTACAACTTGGATAAGCTGCCTGATATAACTAGATGACATGACTTCCGCCGATCATCAACCTACCAACCGACGAAAAAAAGTTCTCGTAACGGGAGCGACCGGATATGTGGGTAGCCGTCTCATCCCCCGAATTCTACCTCATCACGACGTTCGATGCCTGGTTCGAAATCCGGACAAGCTCGATCCTGCCGTCCGCGATCGAGTCGAGATCACTCAGGGGGACGTCCAGCACTCGCACAGCTTGCGGCAATGTCTGGAAGGGGTCGATGTCGCTTATTACCTGATCCACGGGATGGGCTACGGAGACGACTTCCAAAAGAAGGACCGACTCGCGGCCGAAGGTTTCGTGCAAGCGGCCAAATCATGCGGCGTTGAGCGGATCATCTATCTGGGAGGGCTCGGCGACGACAACGACCCTGGGCTCTCTCCGCATCTGAAAAGTCGGCATGAAGTAGGCGAGATCTTCCGCAACAGTGATGTCCCCGCAATCGAACTGCGTGCGTCGGTTGTCCTGGGGCCTGGCAGTCTTTCCTACGAGCTAATCCGTTCGCTGACGCAACGACTGCCGATGATGATTTGTCCCCGGTGGCTCGCGACTCCTACACAACCGATCGCCACAGAAGATGTGTTGGCTTACTTGGAAGAAGCGCTCGACTTGCCCATGGAGAAAAGCGAAGTCTACGAGATCGGTTGCCAGGACGTCGTCACCTATGGCGACTTGATCAAGATGTACGCAAAGGAGCGGAACCTGACGCGGATCCTGGTAAGCGTTCCCCTGCTTACTCCATACCTGTCCAGCTTGTGGCTCGGGCTCGTCACGCCGACCAGCGCGGAAGTGGGCCGACACCTGATTGAAGGCCTCCGAAACCCAACTGTCGTGCGCGACGATCAGGCCCGAAAAATCTTTTCACACCAGCCAATGACCACAAAAGAAGCCATCCACCAGGCTGTCCAACAAGAAGCATAGCTGGCATGGACATTTCAGCTGCGAGTCTCTTTCTGGCTGAAAAGTGACCTCCGATAACTGAAAACCGATCCTCATGTTGCGTTTTGGCAACGTCCGTTTCGATTGTTCATCAACCAACCAGTTGGGACGTTGGATTTCGTAAACTTTTCCTTC is a window of Bremerella sp. TYQ1 DNA encoding:
- a CDS encoding NAD(P)H-binding protein; protein product: MTSADHQPTNRRKKVLVTGATGYVGSRLIPRILPHHDVRCLVRNPDKLDPAVRDRVEITQGDVQHSHSLRQCLEGVDVAYYLIHGMGYGDDFQKKDRLAAEGFVQAAKSCGVERIIYLGGLGDDNDPGLSPHLKSRHEVGEIFRNSDVPAIELRASVVLGPGSLSYELIRSLTQRLPMMICPRWLATPTQPIATEDVLAYLEEALDLPMEKSEVYEIGCQDVVTYGDLIKMYAKERNLTRILVSVPLLTPYLSSLWLGLVTPTSAEVGRHLIEGLRNPTVVRDDQARKIFSHQPMTTKEAIHQAVQQEA